In a single window of the Dreissena polymorpha isolate Duluth1 chromosome 3, UMN_Dpol_1.0, whole genome shotgun sequence genome:
- the LOC127871095 gene encoding uncharacterized protein LOC127871095 isoform X2, which yields MGTKKETGYCAIHCGKTWLIMTRLVLLLVSSVCAEKIPLPNFQDLRSNYPGYKHHGGVYSKPELLGHLALHNASDLLINDTSALRLSYSLNHIGGVHSLGTELIRLSKFGHDSVQGQNKMQYIYLPIAFGPYLADKYGYPNISKLHMTDPSQTKHSFWGQQGILRVITYTEHGSRPKGHVALWDCNHFHQSKDWIAEHNLLTVEFWASPDSACKEADLDYNKSKSVLQDASVQSDSALQAHHQRHEAIPQNVRHRARKLRKQQRRH from the exons ATGGGGACTAAGAAAGAAACCGGTTATTGTGCAATTCATTGTGGAAAGACATGGTTGATTATGACTCGATTAGTGTTATTATTGGTCTCCAGCGTGTGTGCAGAGAAG ATCCCGCTGCCCAACTTCCAAGATCTCCGATCCAACTACCCGGGCTACAAGCATCATGGCGGAGTATACAGTAAGCCCGAGCTACTTGGCCACCTTGCCCTTCACAACGCCAGTGACCTACTTATAAACGACACAAGCGCCTTACGATTGTCTTACAGTCTGAATCACATTGGCGGGGTTCATTCGCTAGGCACGGAGCTAATTCGACTGTCTAAGTTCGGACATGATAGTGTTCAAGGccaaaataaaatgcaatatatttaCCTTCCAATTGCGTTTGGACCATATTTGGCTGACAAGTACGGTTACCCAAATATATCAAAACTGCATATGACTGATCCGTCGCAGACCAAACACTCGTTTTGGGGACAGCAAGGCATTCTAAGGGTCATTACTTACACTGAACATGGAAGTCGACCAAAAGGTCACGTTGCATTGTGGGATTGTAACCATTTCCACCAATCAAAAGACTGGATTGCTGAACATAATCTTCTCACTGTGGAATTCTGGGCTTCACCAG ATTCGGCATGCAAAGAAGCTGACCTGGATTACAACAAATCAAAATCTGTGTTGCAAGATGCTAGTGTCCAATCGGATTCAGCGTTACAAGCCCACCATCAGAGACACGAGGCTATACCACAAAATGTTCGACATCGGGCTCGTAAATTGCGAAAACAACAACGCAGgcactga
- the LOC127871095 gene encoding uncharacterized protein LOC127871095 isoform X1 gives MRTNSDPSHCVIHCLKTCFIMLVRLVLLLAISVCAEKIPLPNFQDLRSNYPGYKHHGGVYSKPELLGHLALHNASDLLINDTSALRLSYSLNHIGGVHSLGTELIRLSKFGHDSVQGQNKMQYIYLPIAFGPYLADKYGYPNISKLHMTDPSQTKHSFWGQQGILRVITYTEHGSRPKGHVALWDCNHFHQSKDWIAEHNLLTVEFWASPDSACKEADLDYNKSKSVLQDASVQSDSALQAHHQRHEAIPQNVRHRARKLRKQQRRH, from the exons ATGAGAACTAACTCGGATCCCAGCCATTGTGTAATTCATTGTTTGAAGACTTGTTTTATCATGCTGGTCCGACTTGTGTTATTATTGGCTATCAGCGTCTGTGCAGAGAAG ATCCCGCTGCCCAACTTCCAAGATCTCCGATCCAACTACCCGGGCTACAAGCATCATGGCGGAGTATACAGTAAGCCCGAGCTACTTGGCCACCTTGCCCTTCACAACGCCAGTGACCTACTTATAAACGACACAAGCGCCTTACGATTGTCTTACAGTCTGAATCACATTGGCGGGGTTCATTCGCTAGGCACGGAGCTAATTCGACTGTCTAAGTTCGGACATGATAGTGTTCAAGGccaaaataaaatgcaatatatttaCCTTCCAATTGCGTTTGGACCATATTTGGCTGACAAGTACGGTTACCCAAATATATCAAAACTGCATATGACTGATCCGTCGCAGACCAAACACTCGTTTTGGGGACAGCAAGGCATTCTAAGGGTCATTACTTACACTGAACATGGAAGTCGACCAAAAGGTCACGTTGCATTGTGGGATTGTAACCATTTCCACCAATCAAAAGACTGGATTGCTGAACATAATCTTCTCACTGTGGAATTCTGGGCTTCACCAG ATTCGGCATGCAAAGAAGCTGACCTGGATTACAACAAATCAAAATCTGTGTTGCAAGATGCTAGTGTCCAATCGGATTCAGCGTTACAAGCCCACCATCAGAGACACGAGGCTATACCACAAAATGTTCGACATCGGGCTCGTAAATTGCGAAAACAACAACGCAGgcactga